From Erigeron canadensis isolate Cc75 chromosome 8, C_canadensis_v1, whole genome shotgun sequence, one genomic window encodes:
- the LOC122610376 gene encoding uncharacterized mitochondrial protein AtMg00810-like, whose amino-acid sequence MYLLVYVDDLILTRNHEPTLRAFVTKLNEEFAIKDLGNLSYFLGLKVCYMQNGLFLHQAKYASEIIDRASMCDCKPISTPLSTNVVLTAEGDRYSNPTLYRSLVGALQYLTITHLDISYAVNQVSQFLHCPTVTHFQELKRIIRYIKGTITHGLNFTKPKHCTLVGYSDVDWARCIDTR is encoded by the coding sequence ATGTACTTGTTGGTCTATGTTGATGATCTAATCTTAACTAGGAATCATGAGCCCACGTTACGCGCTTTTGTCACTAAACTTAATGAGGAATTTGCAATTAAAGATTTAGGCAATTTAAGCTACTTTTTAGGGCTCAAGGTTTGCTATATGCAAAATGGTCTATTTCTACATCAAGCAAAATATGCATCTGAAATTATTGATCGTGCTTCTATGTGTGATTGTAAACCTATCTCTACCCCGTTATCCACTAATGTTGTGCTTACTGCTGAAGGTGATCGATATTCGAACCCAACCTTATATCGCTCTCTTGTCGGTGCTTTGCAATATCTAACGATTACTCATTTGGATATTTCATATGCGGTTAATCAAGTTAGTCAATTTTTACATTGCCCGACGGTGACACACTTTCAGGAATTAAAACGTATTATTCGATATATCAAAGGGACTATAACGCATGGTTTAAACTTCACTAAACCAAAGCATTGCACTCTGGTGGGTTATTCGGATGTCGACTGGGCTCGTTGCATTGACACTAGGTGA